The proteins below are encoded in one region of Silene latifolia isolate original U9 population chromosome 2, ASM4854445v1, whole genome shotgun sequence:
- the LOC141641480 gene encoding uncharacterized protein LOC141641480 — protein MAAGYTDGKWEVQQDGYTPAGCYNWFKGSWPCVTWYKVIWNGWAIPKHQFLGWLIAHEALNTVARLKSFGMAIEDKCYLCGVDEESAGHLFFECMYSTRVITELNRQTRGDFPMRNVVHWCEQRTGTKAQRGVQSAMMLSALYQVWKQRNKSKNEAVLVRPECVAKMIMDEMRSRVRGLERATLTQAERDWFIKMRLVE, from the coding sequence ATGGCTGCTGGATATACAGATGGCAAATGGGAGGTACAACAGGATGGTTATACACCAGCTGGGTGTTATAACTGGTTTAAGGGGAGTTGGCCTTGTGTCACTTGGTATAAGGTAATCTGGAATGGATGGGCTATTCCCAAGCATCAATTTTTGGGGTGGCTTATTGCTCATGAAGCTTTGAACACGGTTGCTAGATTGAAGAGCTTTGGTATGGCCATAGAGGACAAGTGCTACTTATGTGGAGTGGATGAAGAATCTGCAGGTCACTTGTTCTTTGAGTGTATGTACAGCACACGGGTCATTACTGAATTAAACAGGCAAACAAGGGGGGATTTCCCCATGAGGAATGTGGTTCACTGGTGTGAGCAGAGGACGGGAACAAAGGCGCAAAGAGGGGTGCAATCAGCTATGATGTTGAGTGCACTATACCAGGTCTGGAAACAGAGAAACAAAAGCAAAAATGAAGCTGTTTTGGTACGGCCTGAGTGTGTGGCAAAGATGATTATGGATGAGATGAGGTCACGAGTTCGAGGCTTGGAAAGAGCTACCCTAACACAGGCCGAGAGAGATTGGTTTATTAAAATGCGTCTAGTAGAATGA